A window of the Lactuca sativa cultivar Salinas chromosome 7, Lsat_Salinas_v11, whole genome shotgun sequence genome harbors these coding sequences:
- the LOC122195058 gene encoding glycine-rich protein-like — MAPRAFLLLTLAFAVVLLITSEVAVATVLAENTDSEYKASGHGEHIIGSRIGRHDEGVKPGKGSYNPGHKGCRHGCCTGKSYHILIGFWVIWILRHSE, encoded by the exons ATGGCTCCAAGAGCTTTCCTTCTTCTTACTCTTGCTTTTGCTGTTGTCCTTCTCATTACCTCTGAAGTGGCTGTAGCTACGGTGTTGGCCGAAAACACTGACA GTGAGTATAAGGCCAGTGGACATGGAGAACACATCATAGGCAGTAGAATTGGAAGGCATGACGAAGGTGTTAAGCCTGGTAAGGGTTCATATAATCCTGGACATAAAGGTTGCAGGCATGGTTGTTGTACTGGTAAATCTTACCATATACTCAttggtttttgggtgatttggaTTTTAAGACATTCAGAATGA